The genomic interval CACCAACGCCCTATCGCACATCATCGCCCGGGACTTCTTCCCGGGTCTGCTCGAGACGCAGACTAAGCAGGAGTACCTTGATGCGCTGGAATCCAAGGATAAGAATTGGATCACGAGCGCGAAGAAGAACCTCGCCGATGTCATGCGAACACCGACTCCCGGCAGCAGAACACCAGCTCGTACGCCACGACCGCAACACTTTGTTGAAGGGAGTGAAACACCGCGCGGCTGGGGAGGCGAGACTCCCATGTCTGTTGTGTCAGCCGCAACAGCAGAAGAGAACGAGCAGGATAATCTCCCCGATGTATCGAATTTGGGATTGCTGGCATTTCAGGCGAAATACACCAGCGAAGACAACGAGTCTTTCAACAAGGTCCTAGACAAGCAGAATTCAAAGAAGCGCGAGAAACATGCCTGGCTGTGGAATCAGAACAAAATTCCATCGGCCCGCCAAATCGCTTACCACCAAAGTGAACGGAAACGCATCACTGCTCAGGGCGGGAATCCGGATACAGGTCTGATCAAGCGCGACGACCAGCCACAGCAACCGGCTATCAAAACAGACCTAGATTCCCGTCCCGCTAGAccggatggatgggatgcgCGGCCGGATAACTCGCTCATGTTTCTTCCGTCTTCGGTTGAGGACACACACGAGACCATCCAGCAGAAAGCAGAGGCGGCCTCGCGAGCAGGGCCTAAACGAGTTTTATATCAAAACACAAGGCTCGTTGACCAGgatgctgccgctgccgcggACGCAGTCCCGCCCTCGCCGTCTCTTTCTGCCATTCAAGACGCGATCGCTGGCAAACCCCGTCTTAGCGAGTCAGAAGCCGCCTCTGCCGTTCCAGGAGGCGAAACTCCACGTGTCAACGGCTACGCCtttgtcgacgaagacgagcCCGAGCCTGAATTAGCTGAGGCAGATGTGGACTGGCGTCTTCTGGGTGCTGGTACAGACACAACCCCGAACCCCTTCCAGCTTCGCGAAACCCGCAAACGCGAAGCCCTGCACCACAGGATGGTGGATAGAGTCGCGCGCAACAAACGCATTGAAAAGGTCGCCAGATCCACCAAGACGCCCGTGTCATCTACGCCGCGCTTCGCTAGTAGTCCACGAGTGGACTTTGGTCTTCGCGGCACTCCaggtggtagtggtggaCACAACCAGAAAATGCTCACTCCCGCGGCGCAGAAGTTGCTACATCGGGTCGGTGGGAGTACCCCGCGGACAGTGGGGGGAAAGTCGGGTGAGAAGAATATGTCGACGCCTACCCCGAAAAGaaggtgatgatgtcgctgAGCGATGCGATCCGCGAGTTGCTTTCCTTATAATCTTCAACGTTTGTCCTGTCTGTTATTTGCAGTTGAAGGGTATTTGCTGAACACTGCCGGAAAAGATCAGTTAGAAGGACGcagatgttttttttttgttgcATTTATAGCGGGTTTGATTATGCATTATGATACCACGGTTGTTTGATGGCGTTTGGATGCCAGTATTGTACAATAATTGTACCGTGGCAATGACCATAGAAAATATATCGGTCTATTTTGGCCTGGCTATGGTCCATATTCATAACCAACGAAAACGAAGAATTGGTAGAAACACGGTGCTGTAGATCCGGATCGGAACGAACAGGAAACTCGGGAATGGACTGGTTGAGCAATGCCGAACATGCCGAGTTCTTCATTCAACATCTATCTACCGGACACATACACCCGGAAACACTCCAGGAATTGGCATTCATTAAAATATACCCCCGTTTTTCTGTGGATCTACCTCGGTCCCGTGTCTGTCTGTGCTGAAGATACGATACACCTCGTGAGTTCTGGACTGGGAACCTCTCAGGACTGATGGGCTAATACATCCATAGATGTCTGCAAAACACCATCCATCTGCATGAGCAGAGCACCAGTTGATGCAGAATGAGTGTCGACTCTACAGACAAAGAGGCCGAGGCTGAGGCTGAGGCTTCATCTACTTCAAAGAGTGCCGCCCGCAATCTctcgacatcaacatcaacctcGATTCCAGTCTCGACTCCAGTCTCAAACTATCCCTCCTCTATATTCTCaaccctcctctccccatTCACTTCTTTACCGCAATCATCCCAGCACCCAGCCCCACCATCTCAAGATCAATCCCAAAAAGTCTCCCCAACCCAAGACCAAGAACAAAACCCTCCACCCCCCAATCCCAGTCCCAATCCCCCCTCTGGAAATTTCCCATCCCTATCCCAGGAAAAGGAACCCCTCTATTCCCCTCAAGAAGTCCCCCTTTTCAAGACTCTCCAACGCACCCGCCTCACAGCAACACGCACGAAACAGCTTCTCCGCGCCGCATCCCGCGCTCACGATGAcccgccgcctccgccgggCCTAGGCGAATGCTGCGGGAGTTCGTGCGATCCGTGCGTGAATGATCTGTGGAGAGAGGAGTTGGGTGTCTGGAGGGGGCGGTGGGGGGGACATGCTCTTGAAtccaaggaggaagagaaaggttCGGGGAGGTTGGATTGGTGATGATTTATTCTTTGTGTACAATACTCTGGTCACTTGGTTTGTTCTAGGGCCTTGGAATAGAcgaaagaaggaagggaaggggatAAAGCAGTGAAATGAATGTACAGTGCCTGTTTAAATTCTTCGAGTACCTAGAGACACGCCCAGaaaatcatccacatcccGCTCAGCATGTACACCCCCAGCCACAGCTGCAGCCGAGGCGAACTATTCAGATAATAAGCCGCTCCCAGGTAACTACAAGTGATATCCCCATTCGGATCCCGCCATCCATAAGACGCATTCAGCCATTTCCCGGTTGGACACCCGAACCCCAACGCAGCAGGACAACCCCTGGCAAGTGAGTAGCAAATATCCGAGCACGGCAGAATCTCCTTGTACGGGCCGGGCTTGATCTCCGTGTCGATGAGGGGATTGCGAGACTTGTTCGTTGCCACTGACTGCCGGAGGGGATCATTCGCAGGTAAGGAGCTGCCATTGATGAAATCTTGGCCGGCGTTCCGCACTTGGAGGTACCACTCCTGGCTTTGGAAGTCTGCGCAGCGCGGGATGCTGACGCTGCAGAGCCATTGCTTGTAGGCGGTTGAGCAGTTGGAGCAGCCGACTGCGAGAGAGTACATGGATTCGGGCGTCGTGTTGCATTGGATTTGCTGCAGTGAGTAGCTGAAGTTCTGGTACATCTGTGCGGCGTAGTCATCGTAGATGGACCGGAGGGCTTCGACTGAGAGATCCGGGTTGGACGGCACAGCATATGCAACCTCTGAGCAGAAGGTGAGGTTGAACAGAACCGCGCAGTTATCATCTAACAGAATCAGCAAAACCCTTTTTCCTCCCAAAAGTACAAAAACTCACCAGCTTTGGTTGTAAAGTTCATCGGTTTCCACAacttcccaccaccaccaacaatATTATTTCCGCTAGTCGTGGAATTGCCCACCATCGCCAGAATCCCATTGTACTCAGAACTCCGATTGAGTCCCGTGATATAAAACTGCTGCTTGGGTTTATTCCCCAGTCCGCGACTAGTCATGCCCACCTCAGTTTTGCTAACCTGAGGGGCGTACCGTTCCAGTGCGCAGAACGATCGCTCCAGGCCTGCCAGTGCGGAATCGTGGATTCCGGGCGCGAACATGGTGTAAGGCGGTACGAGATCCATCCACTCCTGGTACGTCGCCGAGTCCGGCTCGGTTTCCGTCAGGTTGTTCGTGACCAGCAGCGCGGCGTGCATATCTGCATCGATGAAGTACAGGAAGGGGTCTTTCTCGTCGACGGCGTGGAAATATGCATCGATCGAAACGCCGATCTGGTATTCGTATTCCCCCGAGTATTCGGTCGAGTTGGGCGCTACGACCGCGATGAATACGTCGCCCTCGGCCTGTACCTCTCTGCTCCAGTACCCGCCAGACGCGCGGGTCATGTTCTGCAGCGGGTTGCCCTCATGCTCTGGACCGGGTTTTTCAAGCTTATCCGATAGCGAAACGTACACCTCGAGCTGGTCAAAGGGTCCGGCATCCGTCTTGTTGGTGGAGGGTGCTTGGCACGTCGTCAACGATATATAAACGGGCACTGGGTTGTTATCATCGGCTCGCTTCCATAGCTCATTGCGTGCCTCTTCGTCCATCTGATCGTCCAAACTTCGAGTAGCAAAGGGTGGAAACCCCTTGCGCGGCccggccttcttgccatgaACGTAGTTTTTGGGGAAATACCACCACTGGATCTTGCCGACTTCGATCGAGCCGGGCTGGAAATTATTGTTTGCCATCGAGGTTACATCCGCCGGATATCTTTTCACCAGATCGAGCCCATTGGACTCGTCCTCTGCGTCCACATCCTGCAGTTCCAGCCCGTTGAACGAGTCCAGGGCTACCGGGAAGCCGGCACCTTCGCCGATGATCGCCCCATGGATGTCGGGACTGCTCTCGTCCGCTGCAGCGTGGACGAGGGGGGTATGGAAGACAAAGGCGTAGGCGATTGCAGCTAGCGCGCACTGCAGGGTTGCGGGTTGAAGTCGCATGGAAGGTAAAATGAGGGAGTCGGGCGCACGACGCGCATAGGGGTAGTaggagaggaagagaccaCTTCACGGACAAGCAGCGATCGGACACACCACTGAAAGTGTCTGGGAATGGGTGGCTGCATGTAGTCGACGAGAGGGCGAAAGTTGAGGAG from Penicillium psychrofluorescens genome assembly, chromosome: 5 carries:
- a CDS encoding uncharacterized protein (ID:PFLUO_008387-T1.cds;~source:funannotate), whose amino-acid sequence is MRLQPATLQCALAAIAYAFVFHTPLVHAAADESSPDIHGAIIGEGAGFPVALDSFNGLELQDVDAEDESNGLDLVKRYPADVTSMANNNFQPGSIEVGKIQWWYFPKNYVHGKKAGPRKGFPPFATRSLDDQMDEEARNELWKRADDNNPVPVYISLTTCQAPSTNKTDAGPFDQLEVYVSLSDKLEKPGPEHEGNPLQNMTRASGGYWSREVQAEGDVFIAVVAPNSTEYSGEYEYQIGVSIDAYFHAVDEKDPFLYFIDADMHAALLVTNNLTETEPDSATYQEWMDLVPPYTMFAPGIHDSALAGLERSFCALERYAPQVSKTEVGMTSRGLGNKPKQQFYITGLNRSSEYNGILAMVGNSTTSGNNIVGGGGKLWKPMNFTTKADDNCAVLFNLTFCSEVAYAVPSNPDLSVEALRSIYDDYAAQMYQNFSYSLQQIQCNTTPESMYSLAVGCSNCSTAYKQWLCSVSIPRCADFQSQEWYLQVRNAGQDFINGSSLPANDPLRQSVATNKSRNPLIDTEIKPGPYKEILPCSDICYSLARGCPAALGFGCPTGKWLNASYGWRDPNGDITCSYLGAAYYLNSSPRLQLWLGVYMLSGMWMIFWACL
- a CDS encoding uncharacterized protein (ID:PFLUO_008386-T1.cds;~source:funannotate), with translation MASPTPSSQALVKRSQDNQLMPPPPPPKRIKRPATVLDEDIYTNALSHIIARDFFPGLLETQTKQEYLDALESKDKNWITSAKKNLADVMRTPTPGSRTPARTPRPQHFVEGSETPRGWGGETPMSVVSAATAEENEQDNLPDVSNLGLLAFQAKYTSEDNESFNKVLDKQNSKKREKHAWLWNQNKIPSARQIAYHQSERKRITAQGGNPDTGLIKRDDQPQQPAIKTDLDSRPARPDGWDARPDNSLMFLPSSVEDTHETIQQKAEAASRAGPKRVLYQNTRLVDQDAAAAADAVPPSPSLSAIQDAIAGKPRLSESEAASAVPGGETPRVNGYAFVDEDEPEPELAEADVDWRLLGAGTDTTPNPFQLRETRKREALHHRMVDRVARNKRIEKVARSTKTPVSSTPRFASSPRVDFGLRGTPGGSGGHNQKMLTPAAQKLLHRVGGSTPRTVGGKSGEKNMSTPTPKRR